The stretch of DNA TTACAATGATTTTCCTTGTTGTGGCATGTATTGCAGTCGGTACGCCATGAAAATTTCCAACAACAAAATAATTCCTATTGATTATTTACCGGAACTCAAAAATGATTTTAGAGGTGTTATCCCCGATTATTTTAGAGCGAGTTTGCATTATAGAGTTGGACTAACTTCTGCGGTTAGCATTCCTAAATCTATTCTAGAAAAGTATAATTTTAACACTGAAGTTTCAAGTGGACAAGACACAGAGCTTTTTACAAAAATCGCAATTCATTTTCCTGTTGCAATTACCGATAAGGTTACGATGCAATATGATTTTTCAACCAATAATCATTTGTCTAAAACTCCAATTACCAAAAAGAAACTTTTTGACTTTAGTCAGTTTGCTAAATTTGAAAGCAAAAATCCAAGTTTAAAATCCTTTTTAGATTTATACAGAATAGAATATGCTTTAAATTTTAGAGTTTTAGGTGCGATTAAAAAAT from Flavobacterium haoranii encodes:
- a CDS encoding glycosyltransferase family 2 protein; translation: MPKISIVIPLYNKGSIVRKTLESVINQTFSDFEIIIANDGSTDDSVAIVESFKDKRILLFHQENKGAAAARNFGIEKASGELIAFLDADDIWKNNHLEEIFQLYNDFPCCGMYCSRYAMKISNNKIIPIDYLPELKNDFRGVIPDYFRASLHYRVGLTSAVSIPKSILEKYNFNTEVSSGQDTELFTKIAIHFPVAITDKVTMQYDFSTNNHLSKTPITKKKLFDFSQFAKFESKNPSLKSFLDLYRIEYALNFRVLGAIKKSNAYLKDVTTEIPFKTRLLLKLPPFILRSLLKLKHWLRSKGIDFTVYH